A single Elaeis guineensis isolate ETL-2024a chromosome 15, EG11, whole genome shotgun sequence DNA region contains:
- the LOC105058183 gene encoding homeobox-leucine zipper protein HAT22: MEMSQDDMCDTGLALGLGIRGRSSSSSDLHHRHEPWSTFPSITKPCKPSLTLGLSSGVYGATAVTKAESHKTYNEEFTPARLSSPHSTLSSFSTAYPPSIKREKDAGSDVGEVERVFSRASDEEEDASARKKLRLTKEQSALLEERFKEHSTLNPKQKQALAKQLHLRPRQVEVWFQNRRARTKLKQTEVDCEILKRCCETLTDENRRLKKELQELKALKFASPLYMRFPAAALTMCPSCERVSGASNGSSKGSGPEPFMVAQPKPHLLNPFTHSAAC, translated from the exons ATGGAGATGAGCCAAGACGATATGTGTGACACCGGCCTCGCCCTTGGGTTGGGCATCCGTGGGAGGAGCAGCTCATCTAGCGATCTCCATCACCGACATGAGCCATGGTCGACCTTCCCATCAATTACGAAGCCTTGCAAGCCATCCCTCACCTTAGGCCTCTCCAGTGGTGTCTATGGGGCGACTGCCGTGACGAAGGCCGAGTCTCACAAGACTTATAACGAGGAGTTTACACCAGCACGGCTATCTTCACCTCATAGCACGCTCTCGTCGTTCTCCACTGCCTACCCTCCAAGCATCAAGAGGGAGAAGGATGCAGGGTCCGACGTGGGAGAGGTGGAGAGAGTCTTTTCACGGGCCAGCGATGAAGAGGAGGATGCTAGTGCTAGAAAGAAGCTTAGGCTTACGAAAGAGCAGTCTGCCCTCTTAGAGGAAAGGTTCAAGGAGCATAGTACCCTAAATCCA AAACAAAAGCAAGCTTTAGCCAAGCAATTGCATCTCCGGCCACGACAAGTGGAAGTATGGTTTCAGAATAGGAGAGCAAG GACTAAGCTGAAGCAGACTGAAGTCGATTGTGAAATCCTCAAACGGTGCTGCGAGACACTGACAGATGAGAACAGGAGGCTAAAGAAGGAGCTGCAGGAGTTGAAGGCCCTCAAATTTGCGTCGCCGCTCTACATGCGGTTTCCTGCAGCCGCCCTCACGATGTGCCCTTCATGCGAGAGGGTTAGTGGTGCGTCCAATGGCTCCTCCAAAGGCAGCGGTCCCGAACCTTTCATGGTGGCCCAACCAAAACCTCATTTGCTCAATCCTTTCACCCATTCAGCAGCATGCTAG
- the LOC105058184 gene encoding pathogenesis-related protein PRB1-2-like, translating into MKPWKFAILLVFAMTTLPSHAQNSLKDYVEAHNAARAEVGVGPMKWNSTLEAYAINYANQRAGDCQLIHSQGPYGENIYIGYGNGYSDGIDAVRYWYNEKPYYDYGSNQCLGGVDCLHYTQMVWGSSVQLGCARVQCDGSGGQYFITCNYDPPGNVEGETPY; encoded by the coding sequence ATGAAACCATGGAAGTTTGCAATCCTTCTAGTGTTTGCCATGACCACCCTCCCTTCGCATGCCCAAAACTCTTTGAAGGACTATGTCGAGGCCCACAATGCCGCCCGGGCCGAGGTTGGTGTTGGCCCAATGAAATGGAACTCCACCTTGGAGGCTTATGCAATAAATTATGCCAACCAGAGGGCTGGTGACTGCCAACTTATTCATTCGCAAGGACCCTACGGTGAAAACATCTACATAGGGTATGGCAATGGGTATTCAGATGGGATCGATGCAGTACGATACTGGTATAATGAGAAGCCATACTATGACTATGGCTCAAACCAGTGCTTGGGTGGTGTGGACTGCTTGCACTACACCCAGATGGTGTGGGGCAGCTCGGTGCAGCTTGGTTGCGCTCGGGTGCAGTGCGACGGCTCCGGTGGCCAATACTTCATCACATGCAACTATGATCCTCCTGGAAACGTAGAAGGGGAGACACCTTATTAG